One Thalassoglobus sp. JC818 genomic region harbors:
- a CDS encoding sialidase family protein yields MQRTIRVVSSVATIFMLIAGNVLAEPPAAEVLSIRTISRQPEFYHGWPTLTRQKSGRLLLVWSGRREAHVCPFGTVEWMTSDDDGKSWTWPRTLLDSAIDDRDSGVLETASGAILVTTFSSLAYEPSLQKAIRENSWDATRLDRWKSEGLMVSEADRQRELGTWMLRSEDQGLNWSAKYDCLVNSPHGPIQLSDGRILYAGKQLWEENRRVGVAVSGDDGVSWDWLAEIPAREGDDPNQYHELHAVEAANGTIVVHIRNHNSKNHHETLQSVSSDGGQTWSVPESIGVWGLPSHLTKLSDGRLLMTYGYRRRPYGNQARISEDNGQSWSEPITISGDGASGDLGYPSTVQLDDSSLLTVWYEKPAETSNAVLRMAHWKLK; encoded by the coding sequence ATGCAACGAACGATTCGAGTTGTCAGTAGTGTGGCAACGATCTTCATGTTGATTGCGGGCAATGTCCTGGCGGAACCTCCAGCTGCGGAAGTTCTCTCGATCCGAACGATCAGTCGACAGCCTGAGTTCTATCATGGCTGGCCGACGTTGACTCGTCAAAAATCCGGTCGATTGCTGCTTGTCTGGTCCGGACGTCGAGAGGCCCATGTCTGTCCGTTCGGAACGGTAGAGTGGATGACCTCCGACGATGACGGAAAGAGCTGGACCTGGCCTCGAACACTCCTCGATTCTGCGATTGATGATCGTGATTCAGGTGTTCTGGAGACTGCATCAGGCGCTATTCTGGTGACAACATTCTCTTCGCTGGCTTATGAACCGAGTCTTCAGAAGGCAATTCGAGAGAACTCGTGGGATGCGACTCGTCTCGACCGCTGGAAGTCGGAAGGCTTGATGGTGAGCGAGGCAGACCGGCAGCGAGAATTGGGGACGTGGATGTTGCGGTCAGAGGATCAGGGGCTGAATTGGTCTGCGAAGTACGATTGTCTCGTAAACAGCCCGCATGGTCCCATTCAGCTTTCAGATGGAAGGATTCTGTATGCTGGGAAGCAGTTGTGGGAAGAAAATCGTCGAGTCGGCGTAGCTGTCTCCGGTGATGATGGAGTGAGTTGGGATTGGCTGGCGGAGATTCCCGCTCGAGAAGGGGATGACCCGAACCAGTATCACGAGCTCCATGCGGTTGAAGCTGCGAATGGAACGATTGTCGTTCATATTCGAAACCACAATTCGAAGAACCATCATGAGACACTTCAGAGCGTTTCATCCGATGGCGGCCAGACATGGTCCGTCCCGGAATCGATCGGCGTGTGGGGCCTTCCGAGTCATCTGACCAAGTTGAGCGACGGACGATTGTTGATGACCTATGGGTATCGTCGTCGTCCTTACGGGAATCAGGCACGAATCAGCGAAGACAATGGGCAGTCTTGGTCGGAGCCGATCACAATCAGTGGTGACGGTGCTTCAGGCGACTTGGGATATCCATCGACAGTTCAGCTTGACGATAGCTCTCTTTTGACCGTCTGGTACGAGAAGCCCGCTGAGACATCGAATGCCGTCCTGCGGATGGCTCACTGGAAACTCAAGTGA
- the glgA gene encoding glycogen synthase GlgA encodes MRIMMVSSEAVPFAKTGGLADVASGLSNALAEAGNEVVLVMPCYRRFISEEKRGSVVGEVRIDFPSTTIEATIYETRLPGDLVKVLLVDCPSFFDRAGLYVEGGSDYADNAERFLFFSRAAVELARTLFIPDVIHANDWQTGLIPALVLQSREQGGPLQDVATVMTIHNMAFQGQFPSWQMMNTGIHPRFFNWRQLEFWGHLNLLKAGIAMADQVTTVSPTYAKEICRPEFGYGLDPVLEYRGDDLVGILNGVDMTVWNPEIDPHLDTQYTADTVEEGKARCKAALQREVGLPEKPEAMLFGMISRLTDQKGLDLITLKAGQFLGANVQLVVLGTGEERHENYLRGLQESHPEKVAAIIGFDDALAHRIEAGADAYLMPSQFEPCGLNQQYSLIYGTPPIVNAVGGLADSVVDTNSQTLANGTANGFQFHHYHGDAFLDTVWRAVGLYQHFHDDWRKIVDHGMRKDSSWSGSARNYIDVYERAKDRVRSEP; translated from the coding sequence ATGCGGATTATGATGGTTTCTTCCGAGGCGGTTCCATTCGCGAAAACGGGTGGGCTGGCGGATGTGGCTTCCGGGCTTTCGAATGCTCTGGCTGAGGCGGGGAACGAAGTTGTTCTGGTCATGCCCTGTTATCGCCGTTTCATTTCGGAGGAGAAGCGAGGCAGCGTCGTTGGGGAAGTTCGCATTGATTTTCCCAGCACCACCATTGAAGCGACCATCTACGAGACTCGACTTCCCGGAGATCTGGTCAAAGTGCTTTTGGTCGATTGTCCGAGCTTCTTCGATCGTGCGGGATTATATGTCGAGGGGGGAAGCGACTACGCCGACAACGCTGAAAGGTTTCTCTTTTTCAGTCGGGCAGCGGTCGAACTGGCACGGACGCTTTTCATTCCGGATGTAATTCACGCGAATGACTGGCAAACCGGTCTGATTCCAGCGCTCGTTCTGCAGAGCCGCGAACAGGGTGGCCCGCTGCAGGATGTCGCGACGGTCATGACGATCCACAACATGGCGTTTCAGGGACAGTTCCCGAGTTGGCAGATGATGAATACCGGGATTCACCCCCGGTTCTTCAATTGGCGACAGTTGGAATTCTGGGGCCACCTGAACCTGCTCAAAGCAGGGATTGCGATGGCGGATCAGGTGACAACTGTGAGCCCGACTTACGCGAAAGAAATCTGTCGCCCGGAGTTTGGATACGGACTCGATCCCGTTCTCGAATACCGTGGGGACGATCTCGTCGGGATTCTCAACGGCGTCGACATGACCGTCTGGAATCCTGAAATCGATCCGCATCTCGACACACAGTACACTGCCGACACAGTTGAAGAAGGGAAGGCACGTTGTAAGGCTGCCCTGCAAAGAGAAGTGGGATTGCCCGAAAAGCCAGAGGCGATGTTGTTCGGCATGATTTCTCGTCTGACGGACCAGAAAGGGCTCGACTTAATCACTTTGAAGGCTGGCCAGTTTCTCGGGGCGAATGTGCAACTCGTCGTTTTGGGAACGGGTGAAGAAAGACACGAAAACTATCTCCGCGGGCTGCAGGAGTCTCATCCGGAGAAAGTCGCAGCTATCATCGGATTTGACGATGCCTTGGCTCATCGCATTGAAGCTGGAGCAGATGCATACTTGATGCCCAGCCAGTTTGAGCCGTGCGGGCTGAATCAGCAATACAGCTTGATCTACGGCACTCCGCCGATCGTGAATGCTGTCGGAGGATTGGCCGATTCCGTCGTCGACACCAATTCTCAAACACTCGCCAACGGCACAGCCAACGGATTTCAGTTTCACCACTATCACGGTGATGCGTTTCTGGACACTGTCTGGCGAGCTGTCGGCCTGTATCAGCACTTCCATGATGACTGGAGAAAGATCGTCGATCACGGAATGCGGA
- a CDS encoding metalloregulator ArsR/SmtB family transcription factor, translating to MNEKERARYEARAKIAKAMSHPSRLLMLDLLQKKDMCVGDLTNEVGSDQSTVSKHLAVLKDVGLVTVRKEGSLSYYQLKCGCLDGFFSCLETMLMTDLSSRQEAIQ from the coding sequence ATGAATGAAAAGGAACGAGCACGATACGAAGCCCGGGCGAAGATCGCGAAGGCGATGTCTCATCCGAGTCGGTTGCTGATGCTCGATCTACTACAGAAAAAAGATATGTGCGTGGGGGATTTGACGAACGAAGTCGGATCGGATCAGTCGACGGTCTCCAAGCATCTGGCGGTGCTGAAAGATGTCGGGCTGGTGACGGTTCGCAAAGAAGGTTCGTTGAGTTACTACCAGCTGAAATGCGGCTGCCTGGACGGGTTCTTCTCGTGCCTGGAAACAATGCTGATGACAGATCTGTCGTCGCGGCAAGAAGCGATTCAATAA
- a CDS encoding peroxiredoxin produces the protein MKTLLLTTTMASVFLCSAFANAVDVTLNVGDKAPSFVIQDDTGANWNSDKHFAEKTVVVYFYPADMTGGCTKQACGFRDDLSKLESEDVEVVGVSGDSVRNHQLFKKAHDLNFTLLADPDGVAATAFGVPFTKGEQSITREIDGKEEVLTRGGTAKRWTFVVKNGKVVYKDDKVNAAEDSQKILAAIEGLKK, from the coding sequence ATGAAGACACTTCTTCTCACCACAACGATGGCCTCAGTTTTCCTCTGTTCGGCCTTCGCAAATGCAGTCGATGTTACCCTGAACGTCGGAGACAAGGCTCCCAGCTTTGTCATTCAGGATGACACAGGTGCCAACTGGAATTCAGACAAGCACTTCGCAGAAAAAACCGTAGTCGTGTATTTCTATCCTGCGGACATGACCGGTGGATGCACCAAGCAAGCATGTGGATTCCGCGACGATCTTTCGAAGCTGGAAAGCGAAGATGTTGAAGTTGTCGGCGTGAGTGGAGACTCCGTTCGCAATCACCAACTCTTCAAGAAAGCTCACGACCTCAATTTCACACTACTCGCCGATCCCGATGGCGTCGCTGCCACAGCTTTCGGTGTCCCATTCACAAAGGGCGAACAATCCATCACTCGCGAAATTGATGGAAAAGAAGAAGTTCTGACACGTGGTGGAACGGCGAAACGCTGGACGTTTGTCGTCAAGAACGGAAAAGTTGTCTACAAGGACGACAAAGTCAATGCCGCGGAAGACAGCCAAAAAATTCTGGCAGCCATCGAAGGCCTGAAGAAGTAG
- a CDS encoding ArsI/CadI family heavy metal resistance metalloenzyme, with protein MSLQSAVQFPGNFRLHVALNVTDIEKSKAFYQVLLGCAPSKERARYAKFEPTDPSVNLTLNEVEEAFQVEGGSAHFGVQVKSVVDVHAALERFQNTGIETITEEATTCCYAVQDKVWAVDPDGHKWEVFCVLEADAKDELYAQAGCCGPDMVSFGSCEA; from the coding sequence ATGTCTCTTCAATCCGCCGTCCAATTTCCTGGCAACTTCCGATTGCACGTCGCTCTCAACGTGACGGATATCGAAAAGTCGAAGGCGTTCTATCAGGTTCTTCTCGGTTGTGCGCCCAGTAAGGAGCGAGCGCGCTACGCGAAGTTTGAGCCGACAGATCCTTCAGTCAATTTAACATTGAACGAAGTTGAGGAAGCCTTTCAGGTTGAAGGAGGATCTGCGCACTTTGGAGTTCAGGTGAAATCTGTGGTGGATGTTCATGCTGCTCTTGAGCGATTTCAGAACACAGGAATCGAGACCATTACTGAAGAAGCGACGACCTGTTGCTACGCAGTGCAAGACAAGGTGTGGGCTGTCGATCCCGACGGTCACAAATGGGAAGTCTTTTGCGTTCTGGAAGCAGACGCGAAAGACGAACTCTACGCACAAGCCGGATGCTGTGGTCCGGACATGGTTTCTTTCGGAAGCTGTGAAGCGTAA
- a CDS encoding sulfatase has protein sequence MLRLLTTLCLFSLFVSETYAQPNFVIFIADDMAWDDSGAYGHPNIRTPNIDRLAEEGMRFDRAYLTCSSCSPSRCSILTGRYPHSTGAGELHLPLPADQTLLSTPLREKGYYTASVGKWHLGDNAISQMDLVKQGGGPGGEGHWVDVLKNRPKDKPFFLWLAAFDPHRGYSPGAIDPPHTNDDVIVPPIFPDTTPVREDLALYYDEIGRFDEYIGLVREELSNQGVLDETFILVISDNGRPFPRCKTTVLEDGVKTPFIVRYPPIVKPDQATTSIVSTVDIAPTVVELAGATQLDSFQGKSFVPVLRTPTIHSRLSAYSEHNWHDYRAFERSVCTSKYRFVRNWAPSLPATPPADAVRSPTYDEMKRLHAEQSLAPTQNLVFDTPQPERELYDVVNDPHCLVNLLTDVPKTSEIERIALEHEGMLNQWQQETGDSFPGFDKLTPDGFHRVTGTRIPGVAAPHPSLKK, from the coding sequence ATGCTACGTTTGCTGACCACACTCTGCCTGTTCTCCCTGTTTGTTTCGGAGACATACGCTCAGCCGAACTTCGTCATCTTCATCGCTGACGATATGGCATGGGACGACAGCGGCGCTTACGGCCACCCCAATATTCGAACGCCGAATATCGATCGTCTGGCCGAGGAAGGCATGCGATTTGATCGAGCCTACCTGACATGTTCATCCTGCAGCCCGAGTCGATGTTCGATCCTCACCGGTCGATATCCTCATTCAACCGGAGCTGGAGAGCTGCACTTGCCGTTGCCGGCTGACCAGACGCTTCTCAGCACACCTCTTCGTGAGAAGGGCTATTACACAGCTTCGGTTGGGAAATGGCATCTCGGAGACAATGCAATCTCACAAATGGACCTTGTCAAACAGGGCGGTGGTCCTGGTGGAGAAGGCCACTGGGTGGATGTCCTCAAAAATCGACCGAAGGACAAACCGTTCTTCCTGTGGCTGGCTGCTTTCGATCCTCACCGCGGTTACAGCCCGGGAGCTATTGATCCTCCGCATACAAATGACGATGTGATCGTTCCGCCGATTTTTCCGGACACAACTCCGGTTCGAGAAGATCTTGCTCTCTACTACGACGAAATCGGCCGCTTTGACGAATACATCGGATTGGTCCGAGAAGAACTCAGCAATCAGGGCGTCCTCGACGAGACCTTCATTCTCGTCATCAGCGACAACGGGCGACCGTTTCCCCGATGCAAAACGACTGTCCTTGAAGACGGAGTCAAAACTCCTTTCATCGTCCGGTATCCGCCGATCGTCAAGCCGGACCAAGCAACAACATCCATCGTGAGCACCGTCGACATCGCCCCGACCGTTGTTGAACTCGCTGGCGCGACGCAACTGGACTCTTTCCAAGGCAAGTCATTCGTCCCGGTTCTTCGGACTCCAACGATTCATTCGCGGCTCTCCGCATACTCAGAACACAACTGGCACGATTATCGTGCGTTTGAACGAAGCGTCTGCACGAGCAAATACCGCTTCGTTCGAAACTGGGCTCCCAGCCTGCCTGCAACTCCGCCAGCAGACGCCGTTCGTTCACCAACTTATGATGAAATGAAACGACTTCACGCAGAGCAGAGCCTCGCCCCCACACAAAACCTGGTCTTCGACACACCGCAACCGGAACGTGAACTCTACGATGTCGTCAACGACCCGCATTGTCTCGTCAATCTTTTGACGGATGTCCCGAAGACGTCGGAAATTGAACGCATCGCCCTGGAACATGAAGGCATGTTGAACCAGTGGCAACAGGAGACCGGCGACTCCTTCCCCGGATTCGACAAACTCACCCCGGACGGATTCCATCGCGTCACAGGGACCAGAATTCCAGGCGTCGCTGCACCTCATCCATCATTGAAGAAGTAA
- a CDS encoding arsenate reductase ArsC, with protein MQRVLILCTGNSCRSQMAEALWESLGAGKWESHSAGSKPSGYVHPLAVQVMSELGIDISSYESKSVGQIEDQDFDLVVTVCDNARESCPVLPGAKSVLHWPFEDPADATGTDVQKLEVFRRIRDEIKQKISGYLNSVSQGV; from the coding sequence GTGCAGCGTGTACTTATTTTGTGCACAGGTAACTCGTGTCGATCTCAAATGGCGGAAGCACTGTGGGAATCACTCGGGGCTGGGAAGTGGGAATCTCATTCCGCTGGGTCAAAGCCGTCGGGGTATGTGCATCCACTTGCAGTTCAAGTAATGAGCGAGTTGGGAATCGATATTTCGTCTTATGAAAGCAAGTCTGTCGGGCAGATCGAGGATCAAGATTTTGATCTTGTCGTAACTGTCTGCGACAACGCCCGGGAATCGTGTCCGGTTCTTCCCGGAGCCAAGTCCGTATTGCATTGGCCGTTTGAAGATCCTGCCGATGCAACCGGAACCGATGTCCAGAAGTTGGAAGTCTTTCGTCGTATTCGCGATGAAATCAAACAGAAAATTTCTGGATACCTTAACTCTGTTTCACAAGGAGTCTGA
- a CDS encoding arsenate reductase ArsC: MKPFVAEKPVVLFLCTGNSARSQMAEAFLRKHGEAHFDACSAGLSPKGIHPFTTQVMNEVGISLDSHRSKSLNEYLGKVSASHVIFVCEQAEQSCPRIWPFALNTQCMPFRDPAAVEGTEAEQLDAFRSVRDDIEQQVLAWLKNEIGE; encoded by the coding sequence ATGAAGCCATTTGTTGCTGAGAAGCCTGTTGTGCTGTTTCTGTGTACCGGAAATTCTGCCCGCAGCCAGATGGCGGAGGCGTTTCTTCGAAAACATGGCGAGGCACATTTCGATGCATGCAGTGCTGGCCTATCTCCAAAAGGCATCCACCCATTCACCACTCAAGTCATGAACGAAGTGGGAATCAGCCTCGACAGTCATCGATCGAAATCGTTGAACGAGTATCTGGGGAAGGTCTCCGCGAGTCATGTGATTTTTGTTTGCGAGCAGGCGGAACAATCGTGTCCCCGGATTTGGCCATTCGCGCTCAACACGCAGTGCATGCCATTTCGTGATCCGGCAGCTGTTGAAGGGACGGAAGCCGAACAGTTGGACGCGTTTCGTTCTGTTCGAGATGACATCGAACAGCAGGTTCTCGCATGGTTGAAGAACGAAATTGGTGAGTGA
- a CDS encoding alpha/beta hydrolase, with translation MLLQFRVTSLFCVAACSFASLSAYAENENNKLQFDGSEARVYKTVGDEELKIHIFQPSTRSEEPRPAIVFFFGGGWKAGSPRQFEQHCRYLAERGMVAMTADYRVSSRHGTKAKESVQDAKSAMRWIRNHADELKIDPNRLAAGGGSAGGHLAACTATISQFDEPGEPNETSCLPNALVLYNPAVTLAPFEGNQPLSNDRISRDGTLDERMGTKSENLSPAHNVRSDLPPTIMFFGTEDFLLDGAKYFEKEMLATGNRCELILYDDYAHGFFNFGKHENKPFVTTLIATDKFLNSVGFVDDNEHVEDWMAKQ, from the coding sequence ATGCTATTGCAATTTCGAGTCACCAGTCTGTTTTGTGTCGCAGCTTGTAGTTTCGCCAGTCTTAGCGCATACGCTGAGAACGAGAACAACAAACTGCAGTTCGACGGCTCTGAAGCACGCGTGTACAAAACCGTCGGCGACGAAGAGCTGAAGATCCATATCTTCCAGCCGTCAACGCGCTCGGAAGAGCCGCGTCCGGCGATCGTGTTTTTCTTTGGCGGAGGTTGGAAAGCCGGATCGCCAAGACAATTCGAGCAACACTGTCGCTACCTCGCGGAACGCGGAATGGTCGCGATGACGGCCGATTACCGCGTCTCCTCAAGGCACGGGACAAAAGCGAAAGAATCGGTCCAGGACGCCAAGTCTGCAATGCGATGGATTCGAAATCATGCCGACGAATTGAAGATCGATCCGAATCGCCTCGCCGCCGGAGGTGGATCAGCGGGTGGTCACCTCGCTGCCTGCACGGCGACAATCTCCCAATTCGATGAACCGGGCGAACCGAACGAAACAAGCTGCCTCCCGAATGCCCTCGTCCTGTATAACCCTGCCGTGACCCTGGCCCCGTTCGAAGGAAATCAACCCCTTTCGAACGACCGGATTTCACGCGACGGAACACTTGATGAGCGCATGGGAACGAAGTCCGAAAACCTTTCTCCGGCTCATAACGTCCGATCCGATCTTCCGCCAACGATCATGTTCTTTGGAACGGAAGACTTCCTCCTCGATGGAGCGAAGTACTTCGAAAAAGAGATGCTCGCCACCGGCAATCGATGTGAACTCATCCTGTACGACGACTACGCCCACGGCTTCTTCAACTTCGGCAAACACGAAAACAAACCGTTCGTGACCACTCTGATCGCGACCGACAAATTCCTCAACTCAGTCGGCTTTGTCGATGACAACGAACACGTTGAGGACTGGATGGCGAAGCAATAA
- a CDS encoding efflux RND transporter periplasmic adaptor subunit, with product MSVKITMRLILLATVAIASLALSATSNVQQSVTQQLGSMLGLQGSDEHAEEEHNSSEHSESHVAEEHTEAAHAEGEHHAIHKIVVTSPIQQDVTLTRQYVGQIHSRRHIEVCALEGGYLKEIKVNEGQEVKEGDHMFHILPTLYEARLAADVAEAELAQVEYDNTKKLVDQEIVSVQELKLAKAKLDKAQAKVDLAKAELNFADIKAPFDGIIDRLHEQQGSLIEEGAMLTTLSDNHVMWVYFNVPEVRYLEYQKAIQNDPEQQNLDVQLKLANHEIFEHAGTIGAIEADFNNETGNIAFRADFTNPDGLLRHGQTGTILINRVAENAVVIPQRATFEILAKKYAYVVGDDNIVHQREIVIQNEKDDIFLVKEGLGVNDKIILEGIRQVRDGDKVEYEFEDPAKVLADLKYHAE from the coding sequence ATGTCAGTAAAGATCACGATGCGTCTTATCCTTCTGGCCACAGTCGCCATTGCCTCACTTGCCCTTTCAGCAACCAGCAACGTTCAGCAGTCCGTCACTCAACAGTTAGGTTCGATGTTGGGGCTTCAAGGATCAGACGAACATGCAGAGGAAGAGCACAACTCAAGTGAACACTCTGAAAGTCATGTCGCGGAAGAGCATACCGAAGCTGCGCACGCAGAGGGTGAACATCATGCCATTCACAAAATTGTTGTGACGAGCCCAATTCAGCAGGACGTCACACTGACACGTCAGTATGTCGGCCAAATCCATTCGCGTCGCCACATCGAAGTCTGTGCACTGGAAGGTGGCTATCTGAAAGAAATCAAAGTCAACGAAGGGCAAGAAGTTAAGGAGGGGGATCACATGTTCCACATCCTGCCGACACTTTATGAAGCCCGACTTGCTGCTGATGTCGCAGAAGCTGAACTCGCTCAGGTGGAGTACGACAATACCAAGAAGCTGGTCGATCAGGAAATTGTGTCAGTCCAAGAACTGAAGCTTGCCAAAGCCAAGCTGGACAAGGCACAAGCCAAGGTCGATCTGGCTAAAGCCGAGCTCAACTTTGCTGATATCAAAGCTCCATTCGATGGAATTATTGACCGGTTGCATGAACAGCAAGGAAGCCTCATCGAAGAGGGAGCCATGCTGACAACGTTGTCTGACAACCATGTGATGTGGGTCTATTTCAATGTCCCGGAAGTTCGCTATCTGGAATACCAGAAAGCCATCCAGAACGACCCTGAACAGCAAAATCTTGATGTCCAGCTGAAACTGGCCAACCATGAGATCTTCGAACATGCTGGGACAATTGGTGCCATCGAAGCAGACTTCAATAACGAAACGGGGAATATCGCTTTCCGTGCGGATTTCACCAATCCGGATGGCCTATTGCGGCATGGACAGACCGGAACGATCTTGATCAATCGAGTAGCGGAGAATGCCGTCGTCATTCCTCAACGTGCCACGTTTGAGATTCTCGCCAAGAAGTATGCGTACGTCGTTGGTGATGACAACATAGTTCACCAGCGAGAGATTGTCATTCAGAACGAAAAGGATGACATTTTTCTCGTCAAAGAAGGCCTCGGCGTAAATGACAAGATCATCCTCGAGGGGATTCGCCAAGTGCGAGATGGCGATAAAGTCGAGTACGAATTCGAAGACCCCGCAAAGGTCCTGGCAGATCTAAAATACCACGCCGAGTAA